tttaccaaaatataccaaaaaaacaaaaaacagaaaaaaaagctGCGTCAATTTGACAGGACCCTGGTGGAGGGTTTctgattggcggcaccaaaggtgccataCTGATTGGCTGCACCGATGGTGCCAATGAGGTTGGCAGCACCAATGGTGCCATACTGATTGGTGGGACTACTCGTGTTATAAACACGAGCTTTGTCCAGCTGAAGggagaaaaataagaagaaaaagaagaggaagaagaggtGCTgtggaaaaaagagaaaaagagaaaaagagaagagaaaaagaaggtattttttaaaaataattgattatcttgttgttattgttttgtataatttgtattattttttgttttagtttagttattaagattaataaaactcaaattgataattttagctagtattattattattgttgttgttgttgttgttgttgttgttgttgttgttgttagtatTAAGATGTTATTAAGGTATTAAGAtgttacttagtattattgttagtaaaaactagtattattattatggttagttattattttatttaccaaaataaactagttagtaaaaactagtattattatagttagttagttattattttagtaaaaccctaattaataattttagttagtattattttgagtataaaattattaatattattattgtgttagttattaggattagtggttaaacGGTTTTTATGTacaaaattgcatattgaaacattaattttttttaagtaatttatttaccgTTCGAgattttttatgagattttatttattttttgacagattaaatattgaagatggatgctaagttttttgtatgcgtttatttcgatggagtcatcttgacaacaagtgttgggatgtgtatttgaatgtcgacaacaaatagcaatgaggtttaatagaaatgtcttgttcgatgaaatgaaggcaaggattaatgcaaaaattcttagacgttgtgggagaaggatatcaaaaattttctacaagtttccagtttcgacaaatccggtcaaattcgtcgaaatggaacttgtagacgacgaagatgtggagacaatggtcgatctctactgtgggaatgggagtgataagaatgcaccgattcacttatttgctgagttagccagtatggagcaaaatgaagatgtcaATGCATCTGACGAAGAACACGGAGCTCAAGAACCgtggatggtggctccaatatcatacgttgatagtgaatcgacctgaatattacacccaatgttgatatggttggtggtgaagaagaaggtggtggcgatcattgggatgaagaggtcgatagtgacggtgatcccgatgtggacgatgtacctgatgatattgacgatgaagatgtcAACAACGATGAAGGCATTAACGCTTCTTCGGTCGGGGAGCAGATGCGACAtattttgatacacaataatcctgggccacacatgtcgctcatagatCCCGATGCAACGTATGTAGCTGAGTTCCCGGAGTACCCTCAAATAGTTCATCCTCATGGGCTGGCCGTAACATCTGATGATgaggagttattcataggccagagattcaGCTGTAAAGAAGACTGCGTATATGCCATTAAACGGTACAGCATGAACATATCGGTGAATTATAAAGTCGCAGTGTCTACACCGACAAtatatgttggggagtgttggaaggcaggtgaaggctgcaattggcgggtacgagctgcattcattagaagttctcagatgtgggagatacgaaaatttgttggtcctcatacatgcacatcaacacgtatgacagaagatcatggaaaacttgatttgaaaactatctgtacgtgtatcatgccaatggtgaaggacatgccgaccattaaagtttcggtactgatttttgaaatgcaagcacgatttcagtatcgagtctcatatcaaaaggcatggatagctaaatAGATGACGATGGAGCAACTGTATGGCGATTACGATTCATCGTATAACGAGCTTCAAGGTTGGATAGCTGCTATGCGGGAGTACGTACTGGAGACTGTGATTGAGTTACAGACAATGCCATATTACGGCCCAGACGACCAGTTACAGCCGGCAAAAaaattttccatcggatgttctggacgttcgatccatgtgtacgggcatttccccactgcaacCCACTTGTGCAAGTGGATGAGACCTGGctgtatggaaaatatacacagatctTACTTCTTGCAGTTGCTCAAGACAGCAACAGAAACGTACTCTCGATAGCATTTGCCatcgtagataaagagaacatggagtcttgggaattcttcctcacaaatctgcggaggtatgttattagcaacgataacatttgcatcatctctGATAGAGagaagggtttaattgcagctATTAGGCGTTTCGGTGTGCcgtggagatccgtttactgcatcTGTCACATTGTGGGTAACTTCCaaaaagattataagaatgcagactggaagagacaagtcaTGGCAATGAGTAAAtgataactttatatttttaatataagttgtaatgttttatgttatcgacttactagaacttattttttcttaatacgtatgcagcgtatgagttagagccacatattttccagtaaagaatgatccgacttgagagtgacatggaggggcagACAAACAAATCTTTCCGACAATGGTTGGGCACAATGGAGCCGTGGCagtgggctcaaagttttgacgagggctttcgttatggccaaatgaccacaaacttagtcgAGGGGATCAACACTGTCTTGTTGAAAACACGTCATCTTCTGATTGCATATGtattttctgctactttctaCAGGCTGGCTACTTTcatgccaagaatgggtcagcagcAAGTCGACCAGATTCAGGTGGGACACGTGTTTGTCGAACATGTCagggatgcaatggttgcaAATCTTCGGTTGGCGAGGTcaatgaatgtagaaatatattcacAACGACTGGAAACGTTTCGAGTTATTGAGACCATCAGTCCTCGACCTGGTATACCAACTAAGTCCTACGGAGTTGATATCCGGAACAGACGGTGTGAGTGCAAGAGGTTCGAAACAGTTCATTATCCCTGTGCGCATGTCGTGGTAGCGTATGCTAAAGTCAACCTTGATGTTGAAcaatatgtcgatgatatgTACACGCTGGAGCACACATTGTGTGTTTGGGAGAATGAGTTCCCCGTCCTGCCTGACCTATCTACGTGGGAGGTGTCGCCGACGAATTTCGAGCTTCTCCCAGACAGAGGGCTACGGAGGAATCCAAGGGGTCGTCCGCAGTCAAGCAGAATCCGTAGTGAGAAtgacattagggagaaatctgaCGGAAAGCGTTGTGGAATATGCAGGTTAAGTGGTCATAGTCGGAATAAATGCCCTAACCGAAACTTTCATGTTGGACAGTCGTCCGGATCGGGTCGAAATTGACCTAATgctgtaaaatttttatgtatagtgttctaaaaagtataattcatttgaaataatttttattattcagcTTATGCTTATTcttaaattgtatccaaattgTATCCAAACTAAGTTATAAAATGCCATGTGCGCATttggaattattaaaattatatcgaaAATGGAGGCATTTATAATTGGATTCagctttaatataatgaaaaaatagaataattaaatttatacaaaaaagtTCAGAAGTAAGCaaagattaaattagaaatattaaatttaaacaaaaagtgcattaaacccctaaaattgatggttcgatggtgtTGTCCTAGGGGTATACCTATTCGGAGGTCGACGATCACATTCTGGGCGACgaccaacatcatcattcaGCGCAGGTGGGGGTGTGGCAAACATAGAAGAAAAATCCTGTGGCTCGTTCTGCACCGACGAACTTGAACCAGGATGAGTCCCATGATGCTGCGGATACGGGTCAAACGGGCCGGGCATGCCGTACTGCGGTGGGTAGGATCCAAAGAGTTCAAACTCGTAGGCGTATTCGCCCCCTGCGAAGCTCGAAAAATAGTCACCGCCCGCCAAATCTGGACGATAGCCATGTGAATCCACATGTGGCTGTGATTGTTCCGGATTTGGCTGGGGCTCCTGCTCGGGCTCTGGTGGTTGCGGAGAATAATATGCCACAGGATCCGGATCCGTCGGGCCCGCTGCGTCCGATCCCCCAAGTTGCTGCACGTGTGGGGGGACTATAGTCGACTGACCTCCAAGTATATATGGCTTCCCGTAACTATAGTACCATTGTAGATACTCTAATGATGGTTGCGGGTCGGTAGCCATAACCATCTGAGGTCTTCGACGCAATCGATCGTTCCACAGCGCCATAAATTTTCGGTGCTTAATTCCCCAATCCAACATTGATTTTCTTCTCTTATTCATGCCGTGAACTTCCCCCACCTCGCACAGCAAATCCGGGATAGGTTGGATGCagccaaactgtcgtagcacccGATCTCCATGATACCACTCGACCATGTTGAAATTGATAATTGGTGCGTTAGTGCACCATATATGGGAATCAATGTATGCGGACGAGGGTACCACATCTGTAATTTTCGGCCTACGGTATGGCATCCATATAAATTGCATGATTAATAACATTGTAACGAGTTAGAGCCGTAACGTGTGAGTAAGATATAGAAAGTAAGatgtcatgaatattagaatagcagCTTACCCCTTCCCGGGCATACTGTTCGATCATGAGGCGGTATATCAGGACAGTGTACGACCTCCTGATACCCGGACGAGCACTCCacctacaaaaaacaaatataggatttagggttggtaacattagtcaatatattatgactacaaataatgataatttatattttatcacctgtTCAGCAGTGGATAGACATACGGTTGGTGACTAACGGATGCCAAAAATGGCATCCGATAGAGCGCCCAGGACTACAGCAGTGGGAGGCATCCGCCCATGTCTACAACATCCGGGTTTGTCACCCGACAAAGCTCCTGGTACAACACTGCTAAAACGGCAGAGCCCCAGCTATACGAGCTAACAGTGGACAAATCAGCTAACAGGGGCAAGTACATCAAATGCACATTGTCGTTGTTTGCATCAGGCATGAGTACTCCCCTTACgatatgcatgatgtacgctcgAGCAGCGCACATCAACTCACCTTCAGTGGCAGTCGCTGATAATTGTCCAAATTTGGCTTTCAGCCATGTAAATTGTAAGCCCGTAAAATTTGTCTCACCGTCCCCTGGCGAGTCCCCTAGGAGCTCATAACAAAGTGCAGCCGGATCGGTAAATGAAGATACTCCCGTTATGGGACTCCCGTCAATTGGGAGCCCAAGCTGCATAGCAACATCCTCCAAGGTCACCGTGCACTCCCcgcatgaaaaatgaaaaagtgtgggtctccggGCGCCACCGCTCCACTAGCGCAGATAACAAATCATAGCGCAAGTCAGAGGACCGGATCAGTGCTGCTGACCCAAATCTGGCTTGCTCCAAGTACGGCATCAATCGTGCATCCGGAGCTTTCTTTAAAACACTAGTACGACCCCTTAATAATCGGTACTAGtcctgatagtgttaaattacagaaaaatattacgataacatgatttatttgtatatactacgtatatcctttttaaataaatagaacccttgattaacaaataataaatcatactgTGTTATTAGCCGCATCAGATCAATGAAGTCATTGCGATGcctgcaagttgaaaaaaagtttgtaatacactcttacttcggccatttgttcgtatttttttctccgcattttattattttagaaaatattataatttttaattttataattttacattatttcaaaggcataatgtttgaaatttattaatttagtgtgtttttaaattaatttggtgtaaGAAAAACCCTTATTCTCgccctttgctcgtattattttctcgatttttattacttttaataaaaatatttcattttcgtattttattattttatattattccagtgcattttgtttgaaatatttgtattaattatttctgaatttttaaaaagtttgtaatacactcttacttgaccatttgttcgtgtttttctccgcattttattattttagaaaatattataattttaattttataattttacattatttcagtgcataatgtttgaaatttattaatttagtgtgtttttaaattaatttggtgtaaGAAAAAACCCTTATCCCCgccctttgctcgtattattttccgatttttattactttcaataaaatattttattttcttattttcttattttatattatttcagtgcattttgtttgaaatatttgtattaattatttctgaatttttaaaaagttagtaatacTCTCTTACttgccatttgttcgtatttttatccgcattttattattttaaaaatatcgtaatttttaattttatcattttacattatttcagtgcattatgtttgaaatttattaaatatacaattttttcgcattttattactttcgtGAATGTACAATTTCCGTTTcttcttttcgtattttatgctttcttaaatatatatatttttatcattttacttttaatgctatttttcctaaaaaactaatttcaacatcctaagtaaatttcataaaaaatttcctaatcaacatacaatgtacataccatgaatttttcatgctaaatatatttcataaaatatatatgctaaataaaataataaaacacgataatgtacataacataaattttaacacacaaatattacaaaaaattaatttattaattaaaatactttttttttccttccttccctcttcttctcctttccttttctttccttctttttctttcttttttcttcttattcttctcctttcctttccttttcttctttttctttctttctttcctctcattttctttctttctttcttcttctttccctcTCCTTCTCCCCCCCCCTCCCCACTGATGGGCCCTAATATAAGGGCAGTGCCGCCAACCTCATTGGCACCATCGGTGCCGCCAATCAGTATGGCACCTTTAGTGCAGCCAATCAGAAACCCTCCACCAGGGTCCTGTCAAATTGACAcagcttttttttctctttttttttatttttttggtatattttgataaataaaaaaatataatattttggaattttttaaaatttttataataatttagtaaaaaccctGAAACCCGCTaattattttgaacttttataatattttaaaaattttacctacttttttcatttctttaaattatttactcACATcgtgtataaaataaaataatatatataaactgtGATTCAAACTATCACATAAATATCTACTAAAATTTCTAACTACATCATTAAATGTAATGGAATTCTTTtccaatttgataaaaaagaaaattgagtaCAGGCCTAGTGCTGATTCAAAAAACAACAGCGTTTTTCGTATTTCAATATGATTATGGGTTGGACTTGGGAAACGCCTTTGAGTGCCAGTTATGCCAACCCATACggaaaatcttttttttaaacttaataaaagaattaGGTAGTTAAAGATTGTAAGGGTGGCGATTGCGGTGAGATAAAATTAGATATTTAGAGATTCAACTTCTacaaaaagtaaagaaatagtGCATTTTATTTTGCATATATTTGTGTTTGTGTATACACTCTGAATTcgtttttatatgtatatgtctaaagtgtaattaattaattaaattttttacatgTTACTTGGTCATATATCCATGTATTTGTGTTACATTATCGTATCTACCAATTATTCCACGGAATATTGGCAGAAATATTGAATTGTCATTTGTTCAATTCTTCAGCATTAATTGGCATGAATCGACTCTAAAAATTCGATTGCAGCATCAGGTTTGTATGAATCCCGGacaatagattaaaaaaatattagaatctAAGGCAGCCGAGAAAATTTACGCAAAAACCAATTTCAATCGAAGAGACTGAAGCCCATATCCTGCATCAAAATTGAGATAAGTTAGATGCGAATATATTGCAACAAATAAGGGAAAACAATATGGGTTGGAGTTACTACATCGTCCGAGGATTCCGCTTTCTCCTCcactttctcttctttcttagCCTCAGCTGCAGCTGGAGTGGCGGCAGCAGCAGCACCTGCCCCAGGTGCGGCGGCTACTACGCCAACACCTCCACCACAGGGAACTGAGGCAAGCTTTTCCCTCCCAGATGCAATAAGTTCCGTCACATCTTTTCCCTTCATCTCATACAATAGAAGTTGAATCTTGTCATCATCAGCTTCAGCTCCAActgtttacatatatatatatatatatatatatatgaacaagATTTACAACTTACAAACTAATGCATTACCAAGTGCAGATACTGAAAACagataaaaggaaataaaagcaAGAAAAAAGGTAAAGGTTTGGGTTAAAGGTACCGGAAGCAAGGATTTTTTTAATATCAGCAGCTGATGGGTTGGTTTTGCTTCCCGGTACAGCTAACAAATATGCAGCAACAACCTTCATTAtcctcttctcttttcttcttcactGCAAACTGagacaaacaaaattttaaccaaaacacCCAAAAGAGAAGACAACTTCAAGTTGAGAAAGGGAAGAAAGAGTGGGAAAGAGGAGACACCAACGAGTGTATAGAATCAATCACCGGCGTTGATGGAAGGAGCATTGAATGCAAATAGAAAAATGACAACAGGTGAATGGCAGCTTTTTTTGGTATGCAAAACTAggatttttacttatttttcatGCAATTTCTGTATAACtgtatgtaaattttattttctataaatgGTTAAAGAAAAATAGCACTTGCGTCAAGCCCACAAAATTTTCCTATGTTTAAGGAACAACCTCCACCTAGCATTAGGTTACGACTCGGTCACACTTTAGCCAGAATCTGAAGTTGGCTGCTTCTTTTcaaggtaaaattacaatttgcaattaccaacaataattaaaattaatcaatataatGCCAATTGAATCTTAGTTTGATTGGTGTAGacattgttgccaatgcaggAGAAAAAATGTATACTCGAGAAAGTAGTCCGTCCAAATCGACAAGATTAGGCCAAGAGATTGGATGATGCTTTGCAGGCCTATCGAACAGCTTACATACACTACAGCAGAACaggtttttagtggcgtttttttaggtctttagcggcgctttttaacgccactaactCCATTTCCGGCGCTTCTacaagcgccacaaaaaatgccgctaacgacaacgtcgctaactattgcggcgcttacataaagaaacgccgctaaagatcatgttctttagcggcgcttagaaaaaaacgccgctgaagatcatgttctttagcggcgcttaaaaaaaacgccgctaaagataatATTCTTTAGCGGTGCTTAGAAAAAAAACGCccctaaagatcatgttctttagcggcgcttaaaaaAAACGCccctaaagatcatgttctttagcggcgcttagaaaaaaatacCGCTAAAactcatgttctttagcggcgctttggaaGAAAACGCctctaaaagtaatgttctatagcggcgcttcttcaaaaacgccgctaaaagtagtgttctttagtggcgcttatttcacaaacgccactgttttgatatgacttttagcggcgcttttttaaaaaacgccactaattttgggatttttttaaaattaaattttttatttttttcagccTTCCTGCAACagcaaatcaaaagcaaccaaatctaaactaaccaaaaacaataaatttatataatatttcaaattaaatgactaaaataatattaattgataaataaaagttaattcatacttttctttacaaaagcattaaaagtatttatgcaatatacactatgacggcggaagttgcgactgctgaaacatcttcatcataat
The sequence above is a segment of the Gossypium raimondii isolate GPD5lz chromosome 4, ASM2569854v1, whole genome shotgun sequence genome. Coding sequences within it:
- the LOC105767241 gene encoding 60S acidic ribosomal protein P2A isoform X2; translated protein: MKVVAAYLLAVPGSKTNPSAADIKKILASGTFNPNLYLFSCFYFLLSVFIGAEADDDKIQLLLYEMKGKDVTELIASGREKLASVPCGGGVGVVAAAPGAGAAAAATPAAAEAKKEEKVEEKAESSDDDMGFSLFD
- the LOC105767241 gene encoding 60S acidic ribosomal protein P2A isoform X3 — encoded protein: MKVVAAYLLAVPGSKTNPSAADIKKILASVGAEADDDKIQLLLYEMKGKDVTELIASGREKLASVPCGGGVGVVAAAPGAGAAAAATPAAAEAKKEEKVEEKAESSDDDMGFSLFD
- the LOC105767241 gene encoding 60S acidic ribosomal protein P2A isoform X1; this encodes MKVVAAYLLAVPGSKTNPSAADIKKILASGTFNPNLYLFSCFYFLLSVFSIFGAEADDDKIQLLLYEMKGKDVTELIASGREKLASVPCGGGVGVVAAAPGAGAAAAATPAAAEAKKEEKVEEKAESSDDDMGFSLFD
- the LOC105767241 gene encoding 60S acidic ribosomal protein P2B isoform X4, with the translated sequence MKVVAAYLLAVPGSKTNPSAADIKKILASVGAEADDDKIQLLLYEMKGKDVTELIASGREKLASVPCGGGVAAAEAKKEEKVEEKAESSDDDMGFSLFD